The Nitrospiraceae bacterium genome includes a window with the following:
- the rlmN gene encoding 23S rRNA (adenine(2503)-C(2))-methyltransferase RlmN: MSMKHDQLALASSAVNLLALDERGVGQIVQKLQWPRYRTGQVLRWLYRRGAQTIDQMTDLSLTERRTLQAIATIRRVTASQVFRSTDQTRKLVLTLEDGLNVEAVLIPDNDRLTLCVSTQVGCTLDCGFCLTGTMGLRRNLKSHEIVDQVLTAYEHLDEGERITNLVFMGMGEPLANLDSLSDAIRRLTNQAWGLKWSPRRITVSTAGLASRLKDVAPLGVNLAISLNATTDEQRARLMPSANGLASLKTLLAACRRYPLPPNRRLTFEYVLLAGVNDRPDDAQRLTKLLRGLSCKVNLIPFNEFPGSRFRRPLDTEVLVFQSILKQSGIDTFIRKSRGRDVLGACGQLGTLPSLQPVSALTQIQPRC, from the coding sequence ATGTCTATGAAACATGACCAACTAGCTCTCGCTTCCTCTGCGGTAAATCTCTTAGCCCTTGACGAACGCGGCGTGGGTCAAATCGTCCAAAAACTCCAGTGGCCAAGGTACCGCACCGGACAGGTGCTCCGGTGGCTCTATCGACGGGGTGCGCAGACAATCGACCAAATGACGGACCTCAGTTTGACGGAGCGCAGAACTCTGCAAGCCATTGCAACGATACGACGGGTCACTGCCTCTCAGGTGTTTCGATCGACCGACCAGACCAGGAAACTGGTTCTCACCCTCGAAGATGGATTGAATGTCGAAGCGGTTCTGATTCCGGACAATGATCGGTTGACTCTCTGTGTTTCGACCCAAGTTGGCTGTACATTGGACTGCGGATTTTGCCTGACCGGCACGATGGGTCTGAGACGGAATCTAAAATCCCACGAAATCGTCGACCAAGTCCTCACAGCCTACGAACATCTCGACGAAGGAGAACGGATCACAAATTTAGTATTCATGGGCATGGGGGAACCGCTCGCGAATTTAGATTCGCTCTCAGACGCCATTCGTCGACTCACCAATCAGGCATGGGGACTCAAGTGGTCGCCCAGACGGATCACTGTTTCGACCGCCGGCCTTGCGTCACGACTGAAAGACGTTGCTCCATTAGGAGTCAACCTGGCTATTTCACTGAATGCCACCACGGATGAACAACGCGCGCGTCTGATGCCTTCCGCCAATGGACTCGCCTCGCTGAAGACCCTCCTCGCCGCTTGCCGTCGGTATCCCTTGCCGCCGAACCGACGATTGACCTTCGAGTATGTCCTCTTAGCGGGAGTCAATGACCGTCCGGATGACGCTCAACGATTGACCAAGCTCTTGCGGGGGCTGTCATGCAAGGTCAATCTCATACCCTTCAATGAATTCCCGGGAAGTCGCTTTCGTCGTCCGTTAGACACAGAGGTCCTGGTCTTTCAATCAATCCTGAAACAGTCGGGCATCGACACGTTCATCCGAAAGAGTCGGGGACGCGATGTCCTTGGTGCCTGTGGCCAGCTAGGAACTCTGCCATCGCTTCAGCCGGTGTCCGCCTTGACACAAATTCAACCCCGTTGTTAG
- a CDS encoding transglycosylase SLT domain-containing protein translates to MSVYLPSMRVLLSLALIAAWGMGLPLDQQLRASASLQEDTDTCDAMEQCFRAAALPKERLGKALTKEQVLLLKLDRLKRIMERFPATLWAKRAGLLSGVLLVERNPAVAIQFLRGAQRDFSALDDYVRLWIGEALLNLGDAKQAAEQFENIPRDVPDSNILTRAAYRTGEAWYQASSCAEATEWFEKAVRLSDKESGTPQALLRRAACQLKDNKIDDGLETLKQLWVRFPYSAEGKEANTLLTSNLGGKLWKPQPAERLARAQAYFGQAYHAEAIEELRKFLTEEPTSSQRSEAKLKLGIAQARLKQYEQARETFQGLLKNGSAESREASVWLARVYLRLGQGDKLLDLALSSQNGSLTGEQRGQITLLAGVWLEDQGQFDDAIARYRQVMRSGEPASQRIEGLWRVGWVYYRTARYREAVDTLRVIVDQHESEFEPQALYWIARAAEQTEPTRARDYYLEVCARFVYTYYCQLARERSDMPAPDSSTPERVTADAQSSIAPDGSLPRDNRSEIEQQPAYRRAIELKVLGLESDAAHELAVLTDRYAQDASTLMALSVMLNEVGAYHHALRLARTRFRDKLERTGGPVAPEMWEVAYPTGLVTTIKDQGAKGVDPYLVAAIIREESQYDWKAVSRVGAIGLMQVMPSTANAVAQRYGFPAVTRDDLFDQETNIRIGVRYVEQLLDQFSGDVVQTIAAYNAGPVVVGTWVTLHRGRSQDEFVELIPYQETRQYVKRVFRSYREYTRLNGTS, encoded by the coding sequence ATGTCGGTCTACCTGCCTTCGATGCGGGTCCTCCTCTCGCTTGCACTGATAGCTGCGTGGGGAATGGGTCTTCCGCTCGACCAGCAGCTTAGAGCTTCTGCGTCATTGCAAGAAGACACGGACACGTGTGATGCGATGGAGCAGTGTTTCCGAGCGGCTGCGCTGCCCAAAGAGCGGCTGGGCAAGGCTCTGACGAAAGAGCAGGTTTTATTGCTCAAGCTAGATCGTCTGAAGCGAATCATGGAGCGATTTCCTGCCACGCTCTGGGCCAAACGGGCTGGCTTATTGTCGGGCGTATTGCTCGTCGAGCGGAATCCTGCCGTGGCGATTCAATTTCTCCGAGGGGCTCAACGTGATTTTTCGGCACTCGACGACTACGTGCGGCTATGGATCGGGGAGGCTCTGTTGAACCTCGGCGATGCGAAGCAGGCCGCGGAGCAGTTTGAGAACATTCCGCGAGATGTCCCCGATTCGAACATCCTCACCAGAGCGGCCTATCGGACGGGAGAGGCCTGGTACCAGGCCTCCAGTTGTGCGGAGGCAACCGAGTGGTTTGAGAAGGCTGTGCGATTGAGCGACAAGGAATCTGGTACTCCGCAGGCGTTGCTCCGCCGGGCAGCCTGTCAGCTCAAAGACAATAAGATCGACGATGGGCTAGAGACTTTGAAGCAATTGTGGGTTCGATTTCCGTACTCGGCTGAAGGCAAGGAGGCTAATACCTTGCTGACTTCTAATCTCGGAGGCAAGCTCTGGAAACCGCAACCGGCAGAGCGGCTCGCGAGGGCTCAGGCGTATTTTGGGCAAGCGTATCATGCCGAGGCGATCGAGGAATTACGGAAGTTTTTGACCGAGGAGCCGACTTCTTCGCAACGGTCCGAGGCGAAACTGAAGCTTGGCATCGCGCAGGCACGACTCAAACAGTACGAGCAGGCACGAGAGACCTTTCAAGGTCTCTTAAAGAATGGTTCAGCGGAGTCCCGTGAAGCGTCTGTCTGGCTCGCTCGCGTCTATTTGAGGCTCGGGCAAGGGGACAAACTCCTGGACTTGGCCCTGTCCAGCCAAAATGGATCATTGACTGGTGAGCAGAGGGGACAAATTACTCTCTTGGCCGGAGTTTGGCTGGAGGACCAGGGGCAATTTGATGACGCGATAGCACGCTATCGGCAAGTGATGAGATCTGGGGAACCTGCATCTCAGCGCATAGAGGGGCTCTGGCGCGTTGGGTGGGTTTACTATCGCACTGCCCGTTATCGCGAAGCTGTCGATACGCTCCGTGTCATTGTCGACCAGCATGAAAGTGAGTTCGAGCCGCAGGCGCTCTATTGGATTGCACGGGCGGCCGAGCAGACCGAACCAACTCGTGCCCGCGACTACTATCTGGAAGTGTGTGCTCGATTTGTCTACACATATTATTGCCAGCTGGCTCGAGAGCGGAGCGACATGCCAGCACCGGATTCTTCAACGCCTGAGCGCGTCACGGCTGATGCACAATCGTCAATCGCACCGGACGGGTCTCTTCCTCGAGACAACCGATCAGAGATCGAGCAGCAGCCAGCCTATCGTCGGGCGATCGAACTCAAGGTTTTGGGTTTGGAGTCGGACGCGGCTCATGAGTTAGCCGTCCTGACCGATCGCTATGCTCAGGACGCCAGTACGTTGATGGCCCTCTCGGTCATGCTGAACGAGGTTGGCGCCTATCACCATGCGCTCCGGTTGGCTCGGACTCGTTTCCGCGACAAGCTGGAGCGTACCGGTGGTCCAGTCGCGCCGGAGATGTGGGAAGTGGCTTACCCGACTGGCCTGGTCACAACAATTAAGGACCAAGGTGCGAAGGGGGTCGATCCGTATTTGGTTGCAGCGATTATTCGAGAGGAAAGCCAGTATGATTGGAAAGCGGTTTCCCGTGTGGGCGCTATTGGGCTGATGCAAGTGATGCCCAGCACGGCAAACGCCGTAGCGCAACGCTATGGATTTCCTGCCGTGACGCGAGACGACCTGTTCGATCAGGAAACGAACATTCGGATAGGCGTGCGCTACGTCGAGCAATTACTCGATCAGTTTTCCGGCGATGTTGTGCAGACGATCGCTGCATATAATGCAGGACCGGTGGTGGTGGGAACTTGGGTCACGCTGCACCGTGGTCGGAGTCAGGATGAGTTTGTCGAGCTGATCCCGTATCAGGAGACACGACAATACGTGAAGCGGGTTTTTCGAAGCTATCGTGAATACACTCGTTTGAATGGCACGTCCTAA
- a CDS encoding cell division protein ZapB, with amino-acid sequence MSLDRLDALESRIRDLVKLVQELKRRNVALEGELKTARERLALQNDSNRRWERERVDIKSRIEKVLGELDLLDGYDERKEVAID; translated from the coding sequence ATGTCTTTGGATCGATTGGACGCGCTTGAGAGTCGAATCAGAGATCTCGTGAAGTTAGTGCAGGAGTTGAAGCGCCGGAACGTTGCGCTCGAAGGAGAACTGAAGACTGCTCGGGAGCGGCTTGCATTGCAAAACGATTCCAATCGACGTTGGGAAAGGGAACGCGTCGACATCAAATCTCGAATCGAAAAGGTCTTGGGGGAGCTAGATCTGCTGGACGGATACGACGAACGCAAGGAGGTGGCCATTGACTAA
- a CDS encoding cell division protein ZapA, with amino-acid sequence MTKTIDVEIYGQRYAINGDADEGYIRRLAHFIDDQMRRVAEGMNTTTPSRLAVLTALNLAHQLFELEKKRVQGEADVERRMMSLMASIEEQVPTSLFR; translated from the coding sequence TTGACTAAGACCATTGATGTGGAAATTTACGGTCAACGCTATGCCATTAACGGTGATGCAGACGAAGGGTATATTCGGCGTCTCGCACACTTCATCGATGATCAAATGCGCCGGGTGGCGGAAGGTATGAATACCACCACCCCCTCGAGGTTAGCGGTCTTAACAGCCCTCAACCTGGCTCATCAATTGTTTGAACTGGAAAAGAAGCGAGTCCAGGGTGAGGCGGACGTCGAACGCCGCATGATGTCGCTCATGGCCTCCATTGAAGAGCAGGTTCCGACCTCGCTCTTTCGGTAG
- the rny gene encoding ribonuclease Y has protein sequence MSPISTSIMANLLIGVVGALLGIGLYEIIRRTASGAKQSRAEEQSRQVVQNAQREAENIIKEAKLEAKDHILQSKAELEKEQKLKLAELSTTEKRLVQREETMEKRVSVLDRRDSEAQKREQELAKRDERLTAKEAACAQAEKEHREALERVAGMTADEAKKHLLQEMESQARLDAVGIAKRTLEEARESAEREAREIITTSIQRVVRDYVSESTISVVPIPNDAMKGRIIGREGRNIRAIEAATGIDLIIDETPEAVIVSGFDPLRREIAKVSLERLMHDGRIHPTRIEEIVEKVKADIDKVMIEEAEKIIFELGLSDFHPELVKVLGRLKYRTSYGQNNLYHAREASYICGIMASELGLDVKLARRGALLHDIGKAVSHEEEGPHAMLGAEIAKKYGESEKIVNAIAAHHEQVPPLCPESVLVAAAEALSAARPGARREALESYVKRLEKLESLATAIKGVQKAYAIQAGREIRVIVRQEDLTDSESFQLSRDLAKKIEQELTYPGQIKVTVIRESRYVEYAK, from the coding sequence GTGAGTCCCATTTCGACCTCGATCATGGCCAATCTGCTCATAGGGGTGGTTGGAGCGCTCCTCGGAATCGGGCTGTACGAGATCATTCGTCGAACGGCGAGTGGTGCGAAACAATCTCGTGCGGAAGAACAGTCTCGTCAAGTCGTGCAGAACGCACAACGAGAAGCGGAAAATATTATCAAGGAAGCCAAGCTCGAAGCGAAGGATCATATATTGCAGTCGAAAGCGGAACTCGAAAAGGAGCAGAAGCTTAAGTTGGCGGAACTGTCGACTACCGAAAAACGACTGGTTCAGCGCGAAGAGACCATGGAAAAACGAGTCAGTGTGCTGGATCGACGAGATAGTGAAGCCCAAAAGCGGGAGCAGGAACTCGCGAAGCGTGACGAGCGATTGACGGCCAAAGAAGCCGCCTGTGCGCAGGCGGAAAAAGAACATCGCGAGGCCCTGGAGCGGGTTGCTGGTATGACGGCCGATGAAGCGAAAAAACATCTGCTCCAAGAAATGGAAAGTCAGGCTCGGCTCGATGCTGTCGGCATTGCCAAACGCACTCTCGAAGAGGCGAGGGAGAGTGCAGAGCGGGAGGCTCGCGAGATCATTACTACTTCTATTCAACGGGTCGTGCGTGACTATGTCTCAGAGTCGACGATTTCAGTCGTCCCAATTCCGAATGATGCCATGAAAGGACGAATTATTGGACGTGAGGGAAGAAATATTCGCGCGATTGAAGCAGCGACCGGAATCGACCTGATCATCGACGAAACTCCAGAAGCTGTGATTGTCTCCGGTTTCGATCCGCTTCGGCGGGAGATCGCGAAGGTGTCCCTCGAGCGGTTGATGCATGACGGTCGGATCCATCCCACACGAATCGAAGAGATTGTCGAGAAAGTCAAAGCGGACATCGACAAGGTGATGATAGAGGAGGCGGAGAAGATCATCTTCGAGCTAGGGCTCTCCGACTTCCATCCGGAACTCGTCAAGGTTCTGGGCCGGCTGAAATACCGCACGAGCTATGGACAGAACAATCTTTATCATGCTCGAGAAGCCTCCTACATTTGTGGGATCATGGCGTCGGAACTCGGCTTGGATGTGAAATTGGCCCGACGAGGTGCTCTGTTACACGACATTGGCAAGGCAGTGAGCCACGAAGAGGAGGGCCCGCATGCCATGTTGGGTGCCGAGATCGCCAAAAAGTACGGCGAAAGCGAGAAGATCGTCAATGCAATTGCGGCCCACCATGAACAGGTACCGCCTCTGTGCCCGGAGTCAGTCCTGGTGGCTGCGGCGGAGGCGCTATCAGCCGCAAGGCCGGGTGCCAGACGGGAGGCGTTGGAATCTTATGTCAAACGACTGGAGAAGCTCGAATCACTGGCCACAGCGATTAAGGGCGTGCAGAAGGCCTATGCAATTCAGGCTGGTCGCGAAATTCGGGTTATCGTCCGACAGGAGGATCTCACTGACTCAGAATCGTTCCAGCTGTCTCGAGATTTAGCCAAGAAGATTGAGCAAGAGCTGACGTATCCTGGCCAGATCAAAGTGACGGTCATTCGAGAAAGTCGATACGTGGAATACGCCAAATGA
- a CDS encoding TIGR00282 family metallophosphoesterase, with protein MKVLFIGDIMGEPGRRAIARAVPRLVSQRQVDVVIGNGENVAGGFGITPELAEELFELGLVVITTGNHAWDKKEILDYFPREPRLLRPANYPTGVPGQGSYVIETPSGEHLAVLHLMGRAYMPTLDCPFQVAKKELASLKKRASAIIVDMHAEATSEKMAMGHYLDGEVTAVVGTHTHVQTADEQILPKGTAYLTDIGMTGPLHSVIGVKKELAIEKFLTGMPRRFEVASGPTVFCAALVELEARLGKALSIERIRIVD; from the coding sequence ATGAAGGTTCTTTTTATCGGCGACATCATGGGGGAGCCTGGTCGCCGCGCTATTGCCAGAGCCGTCCCTCGGCTGGTGTCTCAACGACAGGTTGATGTGGTCATTGGCAACGGCGAGAACGTAGCAGGGGGATTTGGAATAACGCCAGAATTGGCGGAAGAATTGTTCGAACTGGGATTGGTGGTCATTACCACCGGTAATCATGCCTGGGATAAAAAGGAAATCCTCGACTATTTCCCTCGTGAGCCACGACTGCTTCGGCCGGCGAATTACCCTACCGGAGTTCCCGGCCAAGGGAGTTATGTGATCGAGACCCCCAGCGGTGAACATCTCGCTGTGCTCCACCTCATGGGCCGAGCCTATATGCCAACGTTGGATTGCCCGTTCCAAGTGGCAAAAAAAGAGTTAGCCAGTCTGAAAAAACGGGCTTCGGCGATTATCGTCGACATGCATGCCGAAGCCACGTCGGAAAAAATGGCCATGGGGCACTATCTCGACGGTGAAGTCACGGCAGTGGTCGGAACCCATACACATGTGCAGACCGCCGACGAGCAGATTCTTCCAAAGGGAACAGCATATCTGACAGACATTGGAATGACCGGTCCCCTCCATTCCGTGATCGGAGTGAAGAAGGAATTGGCGATTGAAAAGTTTCTCACCGGCATGCCGCGTCGATTCGAAGTCGCAAGTGGCCCCACTGTATTCTGTGCGGCTCTGGTTGAGCTGGAGGCTCGATTGGGGAAGGCCCTGTCCATCGAACGGATTCGGATTGTCGACTAA
- the xseA gene encoding exodeoxyribonuclease VII large subunit, with product MTVAELTGLIRTSIEAQFSDIWLEGEISNLRAPGSGHLYCTLKDGTSQIRAVLFRSNGLRLRFALQEGLHVIVRGRLTIYEPRGEYQIVLEHVEPKGIGALQLAFEQLKERLAVEGLFDQKRKKSLSAFPRTIGLVTSISGAAIHDILTVLHKRWPLLHIIIAPVQVQGEGATKQIADAVASLNGIREIDVIIVGRGGGSWEDLWSFNEEAVVRAIVASRIPVVSAVGHEIDVTLADLAADVRAPTPSAAAEMVVPVLSHLVDHLEDCAVRIQRVMTRRCLLERHRIEAYLGEISHVRFYIQESSQLVDELTSRLCQAVDELMSIIKQRVQDRHQDLLAHNPLLFVKQGLTLIPQLVTRLHQQMKNVTFHRHQRIQHAVTELNNLSPLAILGRGYSILQNVRTGRIIRHTQDVRVGDELEAKLARGQLGCIVNEVIPHTST from the coding sequence CTGACCGTTGCGGAACTCACGGGTTTGATTCGGACGTCGATCGAAGCACAGTTTTCGGACATCTGGTTGGAAGGCGAAATTTCCAATCTCCGTGCGCCAGGGTCAGGACATCTCTACTGTACCCTCAAAGATGGTACCAGCCAGATTCGGGCGGTGCTCTTTCGATCGAATGGTCTTCGGTTGCGGTTTGCATTACAAGAAGGGTTGCATGTGATTGTGCGCGGTCGGCTCACTATCTATGAGCCGAGGGGGGAGTACCAAATCGTCCTCGAGCATGTCGAACCGAAGGGGATTGGTGCTCTTCAGCTGGCGTTCGAACAACTTAAGGAGCGGCTTGCCGTGGAGGGCCTTTTCGATCAAAAGCGGAAGAAGTCACTGTCGGCCTTTCCTCGCACTATCGGTCTCGTGACATCAATCTCGGGAGCGGCTATCCACGATATCCTTACGGTCCTTCACAAGCGGTGGCCGCTTCTGCATATCATCATCGCACCGGTACAAGTGCAAGGCGAAGGAGCGACAAAGCAGATAGCTGACGCGGTGGCTTCATTGAACGGCATTCGTGAGATTGACGTCATCATCGTGGGCAGGGGTGGGGGATCCTGGGAAGATCTCTGGAGTTTTAATGAAGAGGCTGTCGTGCGTGCAATCGTGGCGTCGCGTATCCCGGTGGTATCGGCGGTCGGCCATGAGATTGATGTGACCTTGGCCGATCTTGCTGCTGATGTTCGGGCTCCGACGCCATCAGCAGCAGCTGAAATGGTAGTGCCTGTGCTGTCTCACTTGGTAGATCACCTGGAGGATTGTGCTGTTCGAATACAGCGGGTGATGACACGACGCTGTCTGCTCGAACGTCACCGGATCGAGGCCTATTTGGGTGAGATTTCCCATGTGCGTTTTTATATTCAAGAAAGCTCTCAGCTTGTTGATGAACTGACGAGTCGTCTCTGTCAGGCTGTTGACGAACTGATGAGCATTATAAAACAGCGTGTGCAAGACAGGCATCAAGATCTTCTCGCTCATAATCCACTCCTTTTCGTTAAGCAAGGCCTCACGCTCATCCCTCAGCTCGTGACGAGACTGCATCAACAGATGAAAAACGTGACGTTCCATCGTCACCAACGAATCCAACACGCGGTCACAGAACTGAATAACCTCAGCCCCTTAGCCATCCTTGGACGCGGCTATAGCATTCTCCAGAATGTTCGGACAGGTCGAATTATCCGTCATACACAGGATGTTCGTGTAGGAGATGAGTTGGAAGCCAAACTCGCGAGAGGTCAGCTGGGCTGTATTGTTAATGAGGTAATCCCTCATACCTCAACTTGA
- the xseB gene encoding exodeoxyribonuclease VII small subunit — MATVKFEQAMARLEAIVGELERGDLPLDESLKIFEEGIRLSKSCLKVLEDAEKKVEVLVQDKNGKKRIHAFSSDDEADESSS, encoded by the coding sequence GTGGCCACAGTGAAGTTTGAGCAGGCGATGGCGCGGTTAGAGGCCATTGTCGGTGAGTTGGAAAGAGGAGATTTACCGTTAGACGAATCCCTCAAGATTTTTGAGGAAGGGATTCGTCTGTCAAAGAGTTGTTTGAAGGTGTTGGAAGACGCGGAGAAAAAAGTCGAAGTGTTGGTCCAAGACAAGAATGGAAAGAAGAGAATTCACGCCTTTTCCTCTGACGATGAGGCTGATGAATCTTCCTCTTAG
- a CDS encoding TlyA family RNA methyltransferase, producing MLKERLDRLLVSQRLVSSREVAVRAVLAGGVLVNGVVIDKPAKLIPTDARIEVMKSAPFVSRSGEKLAAALDAFHVDPREKVALDVGCSTGGFTDCLLQRGARHIYAVDVGYGQFDWRLRQDPRISLCERTNIRYVDRTVVPEPIDLAVIDVSFISLTLVLPRVVSLLKDTAAIVVLIKPQFEVGKGEVGRGGIVKDDSQRRTVTDKVIACASKLGLRVKGVLDSPVHGRKGNREVLVGFERGEAAK from the coding sequence ATGTTGAAAGAACGATTAGACCGCCTTTTGGTAAGTCAACGTCTTGTCTCAAGTCGTGAAGTCGCCGTACGAGCGGTGTTGGCTGGGGGAGTCCTGGTCAATGGAGTCGTGATTGACAAACCGGCAAAACTCATTCCCACAGATGCGCGAATTGAAGTTATGAAATCCGCACCGTTTGTGAGCCGATCCGGTGAAAAACTGGCTGCTGCGTTAGATGCGTTTCATGTCGATCCACGGGAAAAGGTAGCACTGGATGTTGGATGTTCAACGGGCGGCTTTACTGACTGTCTATTACAGAGAGGGGCTAGACACATTTATGCAGTGGATGTGGGATATGGACAATTCGATTGGCGGCTTCGACAAGACCCACGGATTAGTCTCTGCGAGCGGACTAATATCCGCTATGTTGACCGCACGGTTGTACCGGAGCCGATCGATCTCGCCGTGATCGACGTTTCCTTTATTTCGTTGACCTTGGTATTACCCCGTGTAGTCTCCTTGCTAAAAGATACGGCAGCGATCGTTGTGTTAATAAAACCACAGTTTGAGGTTGGTAAGGGAGAAGTTGGGAGGGGAGGGATTGTTAAGGATGATAGTCAGCGTCGGACCGTAACAGACAAGGTAATCGCATGCGCGAGCAAACTTGGACTTCGCGTAAAAGGAGTGCTCGACTCTCCTGTGCATGGCCGGAAGGGAAACCGCGAGGTCCTTGTCGGATTTGAACGAGGAGAGGCGGCTAAGTAG